In Xiphophorus hellerii strain 12219 chromosome 13, Xiphophorus_hellerii-4.1, whole genome shotgun sequence, the following proteins share a genomic window:
- the LOC116730881 gene encoding lactase-like protein, giving the protein MPQGILTAPSPGNQKLQDSSCVPETDETNTAGVKEASGTMLRTGVRLLALALCVSAGGDFDWTKNEKTSFYYGTFPTGFSWGVGSSAYQTEGAWNTDGKGMSIWDVFAHKKGKISSNDTGDSSCEGYYKFKDDINLMKEMKLNHYRFSVSWPRILPSGLRSEHVNEKGIRYYSDLIDLLLNSKITPVVTLYHWDLPQVLQEKYGGWQNASMVGYFNEFANLCFERFGNRVKHWITFNNPWSISVEGYETGEHAPGLRTRGSGAYKAAHHIIKAHAKVWHTYDMKWRSKQKGLIGISLSADWGEPVDVSNQRDVEAAERYIHFYLGWFATPLFHGDYPAVMKEYIGRKSGQQGLGASRLPVFSPQEKSYIRGTVDFLGLGHYTTRYVTQKNYPSSFGDSYFADRDLAELVDPKWPDPGSEWLYSVPWGFRRLLNFVKTQYGNPMIYVTENGVSEKMPCTDLCDDWRMQYFREYINELLKAVRDGVNVKGYTAWSLLDGFEWDEGFSERFGLYFVDFRNKNKPRFPKASVQFYKRIISSNGFPSQREVESWKRKAVETCSSSNQLLAADPLIGHMEMVTEIVVPTVCTLCILLSAVFFMFLLRRRL; this is encoded by the exons ATGCCGCAGGGCATCCTGACTGCACCGAGCCCAG GGAACCAGAAGCTTCAGGACTCTTCCTGCGTCCCGGAGACGGACGAGACAAACACAGCAG GTGTGAAGGAAGCGAGCGGGACGATGCTGCGGACAGGAGTGCGTCTTCTGGCGCTGGCgctgtgtgtttcagctggtggagactttgactggaccaaaaatgagaaaacctCTTTCTACTACGGGACCTTCCCAACTG GTTTCTCCTGGGGAGTCGGCAGCTCAGCCTATCAGACCGAAGGAGCGTGGAATACAGACGGGAAAGGAATGAGCATCTGGGATGTTTTTGctcataaaaaaggaaaaatctccTCAAATGATACAGGAGACTCTTCATGTGAAGGCTACTACAAGTTCAAG gaTGATATTAACCTGATGAAGGAGATGAAGCTGAATCATTATCGCTTCTCAGTTTCCTGGCCGAGGATTTTACCCAGCGGGTTGAGAA GTGAGCATGTTAACGAGAAAGGAATCAGGTATTACAGCGACCTGATCGATTTGCTCCTGAACAGTAAGATCACACCTGTGGTCACTCTGTACCACTGGGATCTACCTCAG GTGCTGCAGGAGAAATATGGCGGCTGGCAGAACGCCAGCATGGTCGGCTACTTCAACGAATTCGCCAACTTGTGTTTTGAACGTTTTGGGAACAGAGTGAAGCACTGGATCACCTTCAACAACCCCTGG TCCATTTCTGTGGAAGGATACGAAACAGGGGAGCACGCCCCCGGACTGAGGACGAGGGGCAGCGGCGCTTACAAAGCGGCTCACCACATCATCAAG GCCCACGCTAAAGTCTGGCACACCTACGACATGAAGTGGAGAAGCAAGCAGAAAG GTCTGATCGGGATCTCCCTGAGTGCTGACTGGGGCGAACCGGTGGACGTGTCCAACCAACGGGACGTGGAAGCAGCAGAACGCTACATCCACTTCTACCTGGGCTGGTTCGCCACGCCGCTCTTCCATGGAGACTACCCAGCGGTCATGAAGGAATACATCG GCAGGAAGAGCGGCCAGCAGGGCCTGGGCGCGTCGCGGCTGCCCGTCTTCTCGCCTCAGGAGAAGAGCTACATCCGAGGAACCGTCGACTTCCTGGGCCTCGGACATTACACCACCCGCTACGTCACCCAGAAGAACTACCCTTCCAGCTTCGGAGACAGTTACTTTGCAGATCGGGACCTGGCGGAGCTGGTGGACCCAAAGTGGCCCGACCCTGGTTCTGAGTGGCTCTACTCAGTTCCCTGGGGGTTCCGGAGGTTGTTGAACTTTGTGAAG ACCCAGTATGGAAACCCGATGATCTACGTGACGGAGAACGGCGTCTCAGAGAAGATGCCATGCACCGACCTGTGTGATGACTGGAGGATGCAGTACTTCAGGGAATACATCAACGAGCTGCTGAAAG CCGTTAGAGACGGAGTCAACGTGAAGGGTTACACCGCCTGGTCTCTGCTGGACGGCTTCGAGTGGGACGAAGGTTTCTCTGAGCGCTTCGGACTCTACTTCGTGGACTTCAGGAACAAGAACAAACCTCGCTTCCCAAAAGCTTCGGTTCAGTTCTACAAACGCATCATCAGCTCCAACGGCTTCCCCAGCCAGAGAGAG GTGGAGAGCTGGAAGAGGAAAGCTGTGGAGACGTGTTCCTCCAGCAACCAGCTGCTGGCTGCAG ATCCACTGATCGGCCACATGGAGATGGTCACAGAGATCGTTGTTCCCACCGTCTGCACGCTCTGCATCCTCCTCAGCGCCGTCTTCTTCATGTTTCTGCTGCGCCGACGCCTCTGA